The proteins below come from a single Zea mays cultivar B73 chromosome 8, Zm-B73-REFERENCE-NAM-5.0, whole genome shotgun sequence genomic window:
- the LOC100279197 gene encoding uncharacterized protein LOC100279197 isoform 2 (isoform 2 is encoded by transcript variant 2) — MEVQVLDLSSDSEGEVSAHSPDHKRPSQQPGVDPNRRVGDNGSSAVDSLFEEAGAARPPRHPSDALNKGKEKVVDVESVESPKHGGESLGAAGRVLGAGSDPWSALVSKCKAGDSGNNGTECWDSWGDWGDQLTNSAPVARLGSERTGFHETYELRGTPQLHSDSSAFSDQWKGILGASPADPVNSLWCSRDTSMKDSEDETLSQRSVSVREISSCDYFLTEDSSSSWLSKVKGLNFPLPDEHQLRTRQIENDEMFARRLQEQLNQQQPGSQHSEAVDKTIAWTLHEQDAEHARFAAREVQSSSRDRSMAHLYSYGRHSPVQSFASWASNHTPISMSSRGGLQRNSNCPQAEQRNMLISQLTRGCFREDMDLQTRLAVLDSLSEAFRNCEDTHSPDSDDDDYEDQIALGVDSQQRGASDDQINSLPLSVIEGEGRSDEPCNICLDCPAAGDSLRRLPCMHKFHKECIDRWLGMKIWCPVCKSNVFSQ, encoded by the exons ATGGAGGTGCAGGTGCTGGATTTGTCTTCCGATTCCGAGGGCGAGGTGTCGGCGCACTCGCCCGATCACAAGCGCCCCTCTCAGCAGCCGGGTGTAGACCCCAATCGCCGGGTTGGCGACAATGGTTCCAGCGCCGTGGACAGCCTCTTCGAGGAAGCGGGCGCGGCGAGGCCACCGCGTCACCCCAGCGACGCGctgaacaaagggaaggagaaggtcGTCGATGTGGAGAGCGTGGAGTCTCCAAAGCACGGTGGGGAATCGCTCGGTGCTGCTGGCCGCGTCCTGGGAGCTGGGAGTGATCCGTGGAGCGCACTGGTGAGCAAGTGCAAGGCTGGGGACAGTGGGAATAATGGAACTGAGTGTTGGGATAGTTGGGGTGACTGGGGTGATCAGCTTACTAACTCGGCCCCCGTGGCGCGTCTAGGGTCAGAGAGGACGGGGTTTCATGAGACATATGAACTGCGAGGGACGCCTCAGCTTCACAGTGACTCTTCAGCATTCAGTGACCAGTGGAAGGGTATTCTGGGTGCAAGCCCTGCTGATCCTGTCAACTCACTGTGGTGCTCCAGGGATACTAGCATGAAAGATAGTGAGGATGAAACCTTGTCTCAAAGGTCTGTGTCTGTTCGTGAAATTTCTAGCTGTGATTATTTTCTTACCGAAGATAGTAGCTCGTCATGGCTGTCGAAGGTCAAGGGGCTGAACTTCCCACTTCCTGATGAGCATCAGTTGAGAACCAGGCAGATTGAGAATGATGAGATGTTTGCCCGTAGACTTCAGGAGCAGCTCAATCAGCAACAGCCAGGATCTCAGCATTCTGAAGCG GTTGATAAAACAATAGCCTGGACATTACATGAGCAAGATGCTGAGCATGCCAGATTTGCTGCAAGAGAAGTCCAGTCTAGTTCT AGGGACAGATCAATGGCACACCTATATTCTTATGGACGTCACTCACCTGTTCAAAGTTTTGCTTCTTGGGCATCAAATCATACTCCAATTTCAATGTCAAGCAGAGGCGGCTTGCAAAGAAACTCCAACTGCCCTCAAGCGGAGCAACGCAAT ATGCTTATCTCTCAGTTAACCAGAGGATGCTTCAGAGAAGACATGGATCTACAAACG AGATTGGCTGTACTGGACTCACTTTCTGAAGCATTTAGGAACTGCGAGGACACGCACTCTCCAGATTCGGATGA TGATGATTACGAGGACCAAATAGCGCTCGGCGTCGACAGCCAGCAAAGAGGCGCCTCTGATGATCAGATAAACAGCCTGCCACTATCAGTAATCGAG GGTGAAGGTCGTTCCGATGAACCCTGCAATATATGCTTGGACTGCCCTGCTGCTGGTGATTCACTCCGGCGTTTGCCATGCATGCACAAGTTTCACAAAGAG TGCATTGACAGGTGGCTCGGGATGAAGATATGGTGTCCGGTTTGCAAGTCAAATGTGTTCTCCCAGTAG
- the LOC100279197 gene encoding uncharacterized protein isoform X1, producing the protein MNLAFSQFLLMAFSSARKNRQVYSNQPMKPRCSEFAYSIPRCQLNSRSRLIRHPTRYEVMEYLKVEERATGPAAHELEGTDRRVLCSIPRRHQPPKPPAARPFSRSWWARSTLRLPRPPPLPLSFALLSFQTPRRCRAHRRAPAHPTASPRILLQQFVALLLPLPSSTGVRRLGSMRTRHLYFTSLGMEVQVLDLSSDSEGEVSAHSPDHKRPSQQPGVDPNRRVGDNGSSAVDSLFEEAGAARPPRHPSDALNKGKEKVVDVESVESPKHGGESLGAAGRVLGAGSDPWSALVSKCKAGDSGNNGTECWDSWGDWGDQLTNSAPVARLGSERTGFHETYELRGTPQLHSDSSAFSDQWKGILGASPADPVNSLWCSRDTSMKDSEDETLSQRSVSVREISSCDYFLTEDSSSSWLSKVKGLNFPLPDEHQLRTRQIENDEMFARRLQEQLNQQQPGSQHSEAVDKTIAWTLHEQDAEHARFAAREVQSSSSQRDRSMAHLYSYGRHSPVQSFASWASNHTPISMSSRGGLQRNSNCPQAEQRNMLISQLTRGCFREDMDLQTRLAVLDSLSEAFRNCEDTHSPDSDDDDYEDQIALGVDSQQRGASDDQINSLPLSVIEGEGRSDEPCNICLDCPAAGDSLRRLPCMHKFHKECIDRWLGMKIWCPVCKSNVFSQ; encoded by the exons ATGAATCTGGCCTTCTCTCAATTCCTTCTCATGGCATTTTCATCGGCTCGCAAAAATCGCCAAGTCTACTCAAATCAACCAATGAAACCAAGGTGTAGTGAATTTGCATATTCAATCCCAAGATGTCAACTGAATTCCCGCAGCCGATTAATCCGTCATCCCACACGATATGAAGTGATGGAGTACCTTAAGGTCGAGGAGCGAGCCACAGGACCTGCGGCGCACGAGCTTGAAGGCACGGATCGGAGGGTGCTGTGCTCCATTCCCAGAAGGCACCAGCCACCAAAACCACCTGCTGCTCGACCTTTTTCGAGATCCTGGTGGGCCCGGAGCACCCTCCGCCTTCCACGGCCCCCTCCACTTCCTCTGTCCTTCGCCCTCCTGTCCTTTCAAACCCCACGGCGGTGCAGAGCGCATCGCCGAGCCCCCGCCCACCCGACAGCCTCACCTCGAATTCTTCTCCAGCAGTTCGTTGCCctcctccttccccttccctcctCGACAGGTGTCCGGCGGCTTGGATCTATGCGGACCCGGCATCTGTATTTTACCTCATTG ggGATGGAGGTGCAGGTGCTGGATTTGTCTTCCGATTCCGAGGGCGAGGTGTCGGCGCACTCGCCCGATCACAAGCGCCCCTCTCAGCAGCCGGGTGTAGACCCCAATCGCCGGGTTGGCGACAATGGTTCCAGCGCCGTGGACAGCCTCTTCGAGGAAGCGGGCGCGGCGAGGCCACCGCGTCACCCCAGCGACGCGctgaacaaagggaaggagaaggtcGTCGATGTGGAGAGCGTGGAGTCTCCAAAGCACGGTGGGGAATCGCTCGGTGCTGCTGGCCGCGTCCTGGGAGCTGGGAGTGATCCGTGGAGCGCACTGGTGAGCAAGTGCAAGGCTGGGGACAGTGGGAATAATGGAACTGAGTGTTGGGATAGTTGGGGTGACTGGGGTGATCAGCTTACTAACTCGGCCCCCGTGGCGCGTCTAGGGTCAGAGAGGACGGGGTTTCATGAGACATATGAACTGCGAGGGACGCCTCAGCTTCACAGTGACTCTTCAGCATTCAGTGACCAGTGGAAGGGTATTCTGGGTGCAAGCCCTGCTGATCCTGTCAACTCACTGTGGTGCTCCAGGGATACTAGCATGAAAGATAGTGAGGATGAAACCTTGTCTCAAAGGTCTGTGTCTGTTCGTGAAATTTCTAGCTGTGATTATTTTCTTACCGAAGATAGTAGCTCGTCATGGCTGTCGAAGGTCAAGGGGCTGAACTTCCCACTTCCTGATGAGCATCAGTTGAGAACCAGGCAGATTGAGAATGATGAGATGTTTGCCCGTAGACTTCAGGAGCAGCTCAATCAGCAACAGCCAGGATCTCAGCATTCTGAAGCG GTTGATAAAACAATAGCCTGGACATTACATGAGCAAGATGCTGAGCATGCCAGATTTGCTGCAAGAGAAGTCCAGTCTAGTTCT AGCCAGAGGGACAGATCAATGGCACACCTATATTCTTATGGACGTCACTCACCTGTTCAAAGTTTTGCTTCTTGGGCATCAAATCATACTCCAATTTCAATGTCAAGCAGAGGCGGCTTGCAAAGAAACTCCAACTGCCCTCAAGCGGAGCAACGCAAT ATGCTTATCTCTCAGTTAACCAGAGGATGCTTCAGAGAAGACATGGATCTACAAACG AGATTGGCTGTACTGGACTCACTTTCTGAAGCATTTAGGAACTGCGAGGACACGCACTCTCCAGATTCGGATGA TGATGATTACGAGGACCAAATAGCGCTCGGCGTCGACAGCCAGCAAAGAGGCGCCTCTGATGATCAGATAAACAGCCTGCCACTATCAGTAATCGAG GGTGAAGGTCGTTCCGATGAACCCTGCAATATATGCTTGGACTGCCCTGCTGCTGGTGATTCACTCCGGCGTTTGCCATGCATGCACAAGTTTCACAAAGAG TGCATTGACAGGTGGCTCGGGATGAAGATATGGTGTCCGGTTTGCAAGTCAAATGTGTTCTCCCAGTAG
- the LOC100279197 gene encoding uncharacterized protein isoform X2 encodes MEVQVLDLSSDSEGEVSAHSPDHKRPSQQPGVDPNRRVGDNGSSAVDSLFEEAGAARPPRHPSDALNKGKEKVVDVESVESPKHGGESLGAAGRVLGAGSDPWSALVSKCKAGDSGNNGTECWDSWGDWGDQLTNSAPVARLGSERTGFHETYELRGTPQLHSDSSAFSDQWKGILGASPADPVNSLWCSRDTSMKDSEDETLSQRSVSVREISSCDYFLTEDSSSSWLSKVKGLNFPLPDEHQLRTRQIENDEMFARRLQEQLNQQQPGSQHSEAVDKTIAWTLHEQDAEHARFAAREVQSSSSQRDRSMAHLYSYGRHSPVQSFASWASNHTPISMSSRGGLQRNSNCPQAEQRNMLISQLTRGCFREDMDLQTRLAVLDSLSEAFRNCEDTHSPDSDDDDYEDQIALGVDSQQRGASDDQINSLPLSVIEGEGRSDEPCNICLDCPAAGDSLRRLPCMHKFHKECIDRWLGMKIWCPVCKSNVFSQ; translated from the exons ATGGAGGTGCAGGTGCTGGATTTGTCTTCCGATTCCGAGGGCGAGGTGTCGGCGCACTCGCCCGATCACAAGCGCCCCTCTCAGCAGCCGGGTGTAGACCCCAATCGCCGGGTTGGCGACAATGGTTCCAGCGCCGTGGACAGCCTCTTCGAGGAAGCGGGCGCGGCGAGGCCACCGCGTCACCCCAGCGACGCGctgaacaaagggaaggagaaggtcGTCGATGTGGAGAGCGTGGAGTCTCCAAAGCACGGTGGGGAATCGCTCGGTGCTGCTGGCCGCGTCCTGGGAGCTGGGAGTGATCCGTGGAGCGCACTGGTGAGCAAGTGCAAGGCTGGGGACAGTGGGAATAATGGAACTGAGTGTTGGGATAGTTGGGGTGACTGGGGTGATCAGCTTACTAACTCGGCCCCCGTGGCGCGTCTAGGGTCAGAGAGGACGGGGTTTCATGAGACATATGAACTGCGAGGGACGCCTCAGCTTCACAGTGACTCTTCAGCATTCAGTGACCAGTGGAAGGGTATTCTGGGTGCAAGCCCTGCTGATCCTGTCAACTCACTGTGGTGCTCCAGGGATACTAGCATGAAAGATAGTGAGGATGAAACCTTGTCTCAAAGGTCTGTGTCTGTTCGTGAAATTTCTAGCTGTGATTATTTTCTTACCGAAGATAGTAGCTCGTCATGGCTGTCGAAGGTCAAGGGGCTGAACTTCCCACTTCCTGATGAGCATCAGTTGAGAACCAGGCAGATTGAGAATGATGAGATGTTTGCCCGTAGACTTCAGGAGCAGCTCAATCAGCAACAGCCAGGATCTCAGCATTCTGAAGCG GTTGATAAAACAATAGCCTGGACATTACATGAGCAAGATGCTGAGCATGCCAGATTTGCTGCAAGAGAAGTCCAGTCTAGTTCT AGCCAGAGGGACAGATCAATGGCACACCTATATTCTTATGGACGTCACTCACCTGTTCAAAGTTTTGCTTCTTGGGCATCAAATCATACTCCAATTTCAATGTCAAGCAGAGGCGGCTTGCAAAGAAACTCCAACTGCCCTCAAGCGGAGCAACGCAAT ATGCTTATCTCTCAGTTAACCAGAGGATGCTTCAGAGAAGACATGGATCTACAAACG AGATTGGCTGTACTGGACTCACTTTCTGAAGCATTTAGGAACTGCGAGGACACGCACTCTCCAGATTCGGATGA TGATGATTACGAGGACCAAATAGCGCTCGGCGTCGACAGCCAGCAAAGAGGCGCCTCTGATGATCAGATAAACAGCCTGCCACTATCAGTAATCGAG GGTGAAGGTCGTTCCGATGAACCCTGCAATATATGCTTGGACTGCCCTGCTGCTGGTGATTCACTCCGGCGTTTGCCATGCATGCACAAGTTTCACAAAGAG TGCATTGACAGGTGGCTCGGGATGAAGATATGGTGTCCGGTTTGCAAGTCAAATGTGTTCTCCCAGTAG
- the LOC100279197 gene encoding uncharacterized protein LOC100279197 isoform 1 (isoform 1 is encoded by transcript variant 1) — translation MRTRHLYFTSLGMEVQVLDLSSDSEGEVSAHSPDHKRPSQQPGVDPNRRVGDNGSSAVDSLFEEAGAARPPRHPSDALNKGKEKVVDVESVESPKHGGESLGAAGRVLGAGSDPWSALVSKCKAGDSGNNGTECWDSWGDWGDQLTNSAPVARLGSERTGFHETYELRGTPQLHSDSSAFSDQWKGILGASPADPVNSLWCSRDTSMKDSEDETLSQRSVSVREISSCDYFLTEDSSSSWLSKVKGLNFPLPDEHQLRTRQIENDEMFARRLQEQLNQQQPGSQHSEAVDKTIAWTLHEQDAEHARFAAREVQSSSSQRDRSMAHLYSYGRHSPVQSFASWASNHTPISMSSRGGLQRNSNCPQAEQRNMLISQLTRGCFREDMDLQTRLAVLDSLSEAFRNCEDTHSPDSDDDDYEDQIALGVDSQQRGASDDQINSLPLSVIEVVPMNPAIYAWTALLLVIHSGVCHACTSFTKSALTGGSG, via the exons ATGCGGACCCGGCATCTGTATTTTACCTCATTG ggGATGGAGGTGCAGGTGCTGGATTTGTCTTCCGATTCCGAGGGCGAGGTGTCGGCGCACTCGCCCGATCACAAGCGCCCCTCTCAGCAGCCGGGTGTAGACCCCAATCGCCGGGTTGGCGACAATGGTTCCAGCGCCGTGGACAGCCTCTTCGAGGAAGCGGGCGCGGCGAGGCCACCGCGTCACCCCAGCGACGCGctgaacaaagggaaggagaaggtcGTCGATGTGGAGAGCGTGGAGTCTCCAAAGCACGGTGGGGAATCGCTCGGTGCTGCTGGCCGCGTCCTGGGAGCTGGGAGTGATCCGTGGAGCGCACTGGTGAGCAAGTGCAAGGCTGGGGACAGTGGGAATAATGGAACTGAGTGTTGGGATAGTTGGGGTGACTGGGGTGATCAGCTTACTAACTCGGCCCCCGTGGCGCGTCTAGGGTCAGAGAGGACGGGGTTTCATGAGACATATGAACTGCGAGGGACGCCTCAGCTTCACAGTGACTCTTCAGCATTCAGTGACCAGTGGAAGGGTATTCTGGGTGCAAGCCCTGCTGATCCTGTCAACTCACTGTGGTGCTCCAGGGATACTAGCATGAAAGATAGTGAGGATGAAACCTTGTCTCAAAGGTCTGTGTCTGTTCGTGAAATTTCTAGCTGTGATTATTTTCTTACCGAAGATAGTAGCTCGTCATGGCTGTCGAAGGTCAAGGGGCTGAACTTCCCACTTCCTGATGAGCATCAGTTGAGAACCAGGCAGATTGAGAATGATGAGATGTTTGCCCGTAGACTTCAGGAGCAGCTCAATCAGCAACAGCCAGGATCTCAGCATTCTGAAGCG GTTGATAAAACAATAGCCTGGACATTACATGAGCAAGATGCTGAGCATGCCAGATTTGCTGCAAGAGAAGTCCAGTCTAGTTCT AGCCAGAGGGACAGATCAATGGCACACCTATATTCTTATGGACGTCACTCACCTGTTCAAAGTTTTGCTTCTTGGGCATCAAATCATACTCCAATTTCAATGTCAAGCAGAGGCGGCTTGCAAAGAAACTCCAACTGCCCTCAAGCGGAGCAACGCAAT ATGCTTATCTCTCAGTTAACCAGAGGATGCTTCAGAGAAGACATGGATCTACAAACG AGATTGGCTGTACTGGACTCACTTTCTGAAGCATTTAGGAACTGCGAGGACACGCACTCTCCAGATTCGGATGA TGATGATTACGAGGACCAAATAGCGCTCGGCGTCGACAGCCAGCAAAGAGGCGCCTCTGATGATCAGATAAACAGCCTGCCACTATCAGTAATCGAG GTCGTTCCGATGAACCCTGCAATATATGCTTGGACTGCCCTGCTGCTGGTGATTCACTCCGGCGTTTGCCATGCATGCACAAGTTTCACAAAGAG TGCATTGACAGGTGGCTCGGGATGA